In Archangium violaceum, the following are encoded in one genomic region:
- a CDS encoding TonB-dependent receptor, translated as MTDRRILRHSGLLALALCLAGNVALAQGTSVLLGTVVDAASRKPVADVVVTATSPALQGEQTVVTDASGQYRIPQLPPGVYTLRFDREAYKPLSRENIGVRLDYSVRVNVELLPEGLGEEMSVVAQAPTVDIGSASTGVNVSKDFLRNIAVVSPSGKGAGSRSFEALAELAPGANADTYGVSVSGSTSPENQYIVDGVSVNDPGFGINGTPLSVEFIGEVNVISGGYLPEYGRSTGGVVNAVTKSGSNEFHGSVFGNLTPGALGSRGTEIRQEAGTISGQASLWNLGDIGAEVGGPILKDKLWFYAGVAPSFTRYQLERNLNALVLDENGQPVQDELGFSQTQRIEGTRRLFFADQRTFQFIGKLTYLLNQDHNVSVSVTGTPSSAGGPGRFSISERTGAPEVERINGQPGAIATQRIANSLDTSLKWSSSFMEKRLLFDATLGWHHQDFSARASDGTRAGSSEGLAGISNTTWERTVGGQHSVTEFEQLADPSICASPTAGLATRCPVLSYLTGGPGRLDESKLDRFQGKLIGTLLLQAGGQHVIKAGLDLEQMRYDHIRAVTGRTVLIESDEGDYFYDYRQYGYLIGPDQVVIQDSQHPVSTSNSVGGFLQDSWSLFDMATLNVGLRYDVQHLVGGGQLAMVLANQWSPRLGVIVDPTRSGKAKLYANYARYYESVPLDLVDRSFPGEPGVRSQKDSSLCDPRDPEQQRGVCSTDAARMPYRPGLDSSRLWETVGAGATIVDPSIQPQSTDEFVVGGEYELLANSRVGLSYTHRSLNIAIEDMSRDDGATYFIGNPGRGFATDFDKPQRTYDAVTVFFQKNFADLWLAQVSYTWSSLRGNYEGLFRSDTGQLDPNINSDFDLVSLLPNRYGPLPADRTHQFKAFGAREFVLRPDLSINLGASYRGSSGTPYSYLGAHEDYGTGQAFILPRGEAGRLPWVHRIDGRLALNYKMTQQLTASLSVDVFNVFNFQAPVAYDQNYTTADVLPIEGGSTNDLPSKLVDPDGNPIDPSSVNKNFGRPTAYQSPRTVRFGARLSF; from the coding sequence ATGACAGATAGAAGGATCCTCCGGCACTCCGGCTTGCTCGCGCTCGCCTTGTGCCTGGCAGGTAACGTGGCCCTGGCGCAGGGAACCTCCGTGCTCCTGGGCACGGTGGTGGATGCGGCCAGCCGGAAGCCCGTGGCGGACGTCGTGGTCACGGCGACCTCTCCCGCCCTCCAGGGCGAGCAGACGGTCGTCACCGACGCGTCCGGCCAGTATCGCATCCCCCAGCTTCCACCCGGCGTGTACACGCTGAGGTTCGACAGGGAGGCCTACAAGCCCCTGTCCCGCGAGAACATCGGCGTCCGGCTGGACTACTCGGTGCGCGTCAACGTGGAGCTGCTCCCCGAGGGGCTCGGAGAAGAGATGAGCGTGGTGGCCCAGGCGCCCACCGTCGACATCGGCTCCGCCTCCACCGGGGTGAACGTCAGCAAGGACTTCCTGCGCAACATCGCCGTCGTCTCCCCGAGCGGAAAGGGCGCGGGCTCGCGCTCCTTCGAGGCGCTGGCGGAGCTGGCCCCGGGCGCGAACGCGGACACCTACGGCGTCTCCGTCAGCGGCTCCACCTCGCCGGAGAACCAGTACATCGTGGATGGCGTCTCGGTGAATGATCCGGGCTTCGGCATCAACGGCACCCCGCTGAGCGTGGAGTTCATCGGCGAGGTGAACGTCATCAGCGGCGGCTACCTGCCCGAGTACGGCCGCTCCACCGGCGGCGTGGTCAACGCGGTGACGAAGTCGGGCTCCAACGAGTTCCACGGCTCGGTGTTCGGCAACCTCACCCCGGGTGCGCTGGGCAGCCGGGGGACGGAGATCCGTCAGGAGGCGGGCACCATCTCCGGCCAGGCCTCGCTGTGGAACCTGGGCGACATCGGCGCCGAGGTGGGTGGTCCCATCCTCAAGGACAAGCTGTGGTTCTACGCGGGCGTGGCGCCCTCCTTCACCCGGTACCAGCTGGAGCGCAACCTCAACGCCCTGGTGCTGGACGAGAACGGCCAGCCCGTGCAGGACGAGCTGGGCTTCTCCCAGACGCAGCGCATCGAGGGCACGCGGCGGCTCTTCTTCGCGGACCAGCGGACCTTCCAGTTCATCGGCAAGCTCACGTATCTGCTCAACCAGGACCACAACGTCAGCGTGTCGGTGACGGGCACGCCGTCGTCCGCGGGAGGCCCGGGCCGCTTCTCCATCAGCGAGCGCACCGGCGCCCCGGAGGTGGAGCGCATCAACGGCCAGCCGGGGGCCATCGCCACCCAGCGCATCGCCAACAGCCTGGACACCAGCCTCAAGTGGTCCTCCTCCTTCATGGAGAAGCGCCTGCTCTTCGACGCGACCCTCGGCTGGCACCACCAGGACTTCAGCGCGCGCGCCTCGGACGGCACGCGGGCCGGCAGCTCCGAGGGGCTCGCTGGCATCTCCAACACCACCTGGGAGCGCACCGTCGGAGGCCAGCACTCCGTCACCGAGTTCGAGCAGCTGGCGGATCCCTCCATCTGCGCCTCCCCCACCGCCGGGCTGGCCACGCGCTGCCCGGTGCTCTCCTACCTGACGGGCGGTCCGGGCCGCCTGGACGAGAGCAAGCTGGATCGCTTCCAGGGCAAGCTCATCGGCACCCTGCTGCTGCAGGCCGGGGGCCAGCACGTCATCAAGGCGGGTCTGGATCTGGAGCAGATGCGCTACGACCACATCCGCGCGGTGACCGGCAGGACCGTGCTCATCGAGTCGGATGAGGGCGACTACTTCTATGACTACCGCCAGTACGGGTACCTGATCGGCCCGGACCAGGTGGTCATCCAGGACTCCCAGCACCCGGTGTCCACGTCCAACTCCGTGGGCGGCTTCCTGCAGGACAGCTGGAGCCTGTTCGACATGGCCACCCTCAACGTGGGGTTGCGCTACGACGTCCAACACCTGGTGGGCGGTGGACAGCTCGCCATGGTGCTGGCCAACCAGTGGTCGCCGCGGCTGGGAGTGATCGTCGACCCCACCCGCTCCGGCAAGGCCAAGCTCTACGCCAACTACGCCCGCTACTACGAGAGCGTCCCGTTGGATCTCGTGGACCGCTCGTTCCCCGGCGAGCCCGGCGTGCGCTCGCAGAAGGACTCCAGCCTCTGCGACCCGCGCGACCCCGAGCAGCAGCGGGGCGTGTGCTCCACCGACGCCGCGCGCATGCCCTACCGGCCCGGGCTGGACTCCAGCCGCCTGTGGGAGACCGTGGGCGCGGGCGCCACCATCGTGGACCCGAGCATCCAGCCCCAGTCCACCGACGAGTTCGTGGTGGGCGGCGAGTACGAGCTGCTGGCCAACTCGCGCGTCGGCCTGTCCTACACGCATCGCTCCCTCAACATCGCCATCGAGGACATGAGCCGGGATGACGGCGCCACCTACTTCATCGGCAATCCGGGGCGCGGCTTCGCCACGGACTTCGACAAGCCGCAGCGCACGTATGACGCGGTGACCGTCTTCTTCCAGAAGAACTTCGCCGACCTCTGGCTGGCCCAGGTCAGCTACACGTGGTCCTCGCTGCGCGGCAACTACGAGGGCCTGTTCCGCTCCGACACCGGCCAGTTGGATCCGAACATCAACTCCGACTTCGACCTCGTCTCCCTGCTGCCCAACCGCTATGGCCCGCTGCCGGCCGACCGCACGCACCAGTTCAAGGCCTTCGGCGCGCGTGAGTTCGTCCTGCGGCCCGACCTGAGCATCAACCTGGGCGCGTCCTACCGGGGCAGCTCGGGCACGCCGTACAGCTACCTCGGGGCGCACGAGGACTACGGCACGGGACAGGCCTTCATCCTGCCGCGCGGAGAAGCGGGCCGCCTGCCCTGGGTGCACCGCATCGACGGCCGCCTGGCCCTCAACTACAAGATGACCCAGCAACTCACCGCCTCGCTCAGCGTGGACGTCTTCAACGTCTTCAACTTCCAGGCGCCCGTCGCGTACGACCAGAACTACACGACCGCGGACGTGCTGCCCATCGAGGGAGGAAGCACGAACGATCTGCCGTCGAAGCTGGTGGATCCGGACGGCAACCCGATCGACCCGTCGTCCGTCAACAAGAACTTCGGCAGGCCCACCGCCTACCAGTCGCCGCGCACCGTCCGGTTCGGCGCCCGGCTGTCCTTCTAA
- a CDS encoding Kelch repeat-containing protein produces MKTLRSSLLMLGWLSLSMGCQPEETLPTPGTGLETRGESLTSPVGSWSTTASAGGSFQVATLMRGTGDVLTQHCGIAYVYNPYTDTWRWSGTMSALGRCAYTLTELPSGKVLAAGGDIGPKYSASRTELYDPATSTWSTLPSTLSSPRYRHTATLLDSGQVLLVGGYGYREQRTIQGTELYTPETDTWSIAGSTLIPRSSHTATLLYSGKVLVAGGEAPSLESHTSAEIYDPATNTWTLTASMARARKYHLAVRLYSGNVMVLGDAHPTETSVEMFDPYNERWFAGPPLPFSGAYSATMLYSGEVLVTGSFGRAAVYDPSTNTWLPAATRNQIRAAGVPVLLHTGQVQVFGPNGLSERFTR; encoded by the coding sequence ATGAAGACCCTGCGTTCGTCCTTGTTGATGCTCGGATGGCTGTCCCTGTCCATGGGATGCCAGCCCGAGGAAACCCTTCCAACGCCCGGCACCGGGCTGGAAACCCGGGGCGAGTCCCTGACCAGTCCGGTCGGAAGCTGGTCCACTACCGCGTCCGCGGGAGGCTCGTTCCAGGTGGCCACCCTGATGCGTGGCACGGGCGATGTGCTGACCCAGCATTGCGGCATCGCGTACGTGTACAACCCGTACACGGACACGTGGCGGTGGTCGGGGACGATGAGCGCGCTGGGCCGTTGCGCCTACACCTTGACGGAGCTCCCCTCGGGCAAGGTGCTGGCGGCCGGCGGAGACATCGGCCCGAAGTACTCGGCCAGCAGGACGGAGCTGTATGACCCCGCCACCTCCACGTGGAGCACCCTCCCGAGCACCCTGAGCTCGCCCCGCTACCGGCACACCGCGACGCTGCTCGACTCGGGGCAGGTGCTGCTGGTGGGCGGCTACGGCTACCGGGAGCAGCGGACCATCCAAGGCACGGAGCTGTACACCCCGGAGACGGACACGTGGAGCATCGCGGGCAGCACCCTCATCCCCCGCTCGTCGCACACCGCGACGCTGCTCTACTCGGGCAAGGTGCTGGTGGCGGGGGGTGAAGCCCCCTCGCTCGAGTCGCACACCTCGGCGGAGATCTACGATCCGGCCACGAACACCTGGACGCTCACCGCCAGCATGGCCCGGGCGCGCAAGTACCACCTCGCGGTCCGGCTCTACTCGGGCAACGTGATGGTGCTGGGCGACGCGCATCCCACGGAGACCTCCGTGGAGATGTTCGACCCGTACAACGAGCGGTGGTTCGCGGGCCCGCCCCTGCCGTTCAGCGGCGCCTACTCCGCGACGATGCTCTACTCGGGTGAGGTGCTGGTGACGGGCAGCTTCGGGCGGGCGGCTGTGTACGATCCGTCGACGAACACGTGGCTCCCCGCCGCGACCAGGAACCAGATCCGCGCGGCGGGCGTCCCGGTGCTGCTCCACACCGGGCAGGTGCAGGTGTTCGGCCCCAACGGCCTGTCCGAGCGCTTCACGCGCTGA
- a CDS encoding di-heme oxidoredictase family protein, translating into MRFAKSTIPPPLDSSGRPSASSLATVFAAVVSLTACGGNGGGDSATPPNAPVTPTPSGTGVTAEYTPLYAADTPIVEQLQYTEPDGTLVTFMGARPTERHARERGEAWDAPDQGPGRYFTFPTFYFQNRTFGLEIRDEVPAGRQRIEVILHVNDGTFNGTTFSLFRNINNPNVRDFGWSLNYGFNNPEEGNKPICHAGQRTCKMSFTSNWRTSPHSPLKIGDKIELAPAPRLQSPAIDGGGERYYSFEQLYVVGKGMRPWYGIVPNLDSEPLPDSTLLGGQASVSYNYSEEPHRVFQQMANNIGIGNTKRFVQGRRLFHTSFADGKHSEHPTTNPIFTEHVGQLGPRYNQSRCIECHTANGRSPAPVLGARLDTLSVLTGVAGANGTVLPDPIYGLNVQQRAASTTAPDYAVSVASYDKTVRTLAGGEQVELVKPVYTFKGPVPSLFSVRQAPQVIGMGLLEAVAEPTILALADPDDANGDGVRGVPHWVNDPETGKVHLGRFGWKATKASLRHQVGDALVKDMGVTSPVFPSRSCQQGAPDCRSTTATTAVSDTELQRMSDYLSLVGVPAQRSLRSGYPEGIRVSPEHDVNPQLIERGSALFAQARCTTCHTPQMTTGNTHPFAELRNQTIRPYTDLLLHDMGPELADTLTEGQAGPSLWRTAPLWGVGSLKYVQGGVQNVRYLHDGRARTLTEAIGWHGGEATASRELFEAFSLEERAAVIAFLESL; encoded by the coding sequence ATGCGCTTCGCGAAATCGACGATACCGCCCCCCCTCGATTCGTCCGGCCGCCCATCCGCTTCGTCTCTGGCCACCGTGTTCGCCGCTGTCGTCTCACTGACGGCTTGCGGCGGCAATGGAGGTGGAGACTCGGCCACCCCTCCCAACGCCCCCGTCACGCCCACCCCATCGGGCACCGGCGTGACGGCCGAGTACACGCCGCTGTACGCGGCGGACACCCCGATCGTCGAGCAGCTCCAGTACACCGAGCCCGACGGCACCCTCGTCACCTTCATGGGTGCACGGCCCACCGAACGCCATGCGCGTGAGCGCGGCGAGGCCTGGGACGCACCCGACCAGGGTCCGGGCCGGTACTTCACCTTCCCCACCTTCTATTTCCAGAACAGGACCTTCGGTCTGGAGATCCGTGACGAAGTGCCCGCCGGCCGCCAGCGCATCGAGGTGATCCTGCACGTCAACGACGGCACGTTCAATGGCACCACCTTCAGCCTGTTCCGCAACATCAACAACCCCAATGTGCGCGACTTCGGCTGGTCGTTGAACTATGGCTTCAACAATCCAGAGGAAGGCAACAAACCCATCTGCCACGCCGGTCAGCGCACGTGCAAGATGTCCTTCACGTCCAACTGGCGCACGTCCCCCCACAGCCCGCTGAAGATTGGCGACAAGATCGAGCTGGCTCCCGCGCCGCGCCTGCAGAGCCCGGCCATCGACGGCGGCGGTGAGCGCTATTACTCGTTCGAGCAGCTCTACGTGGTGGGCAAGGGCATGCGTCCCTGGTACGGCATCGTCCCCAACCTGGATTCCGAACCCCTGCCGGACTCCACCCTGCTGGGCGGACAGGCCAGTGTCTCCTACAACTACTCGGAGGAGCCGCACCGGGTGTTCCAGCAGATGGCCAACAACATCGGCATCGGCAACACCAAGCGGTTCGTGCAGGGGCGCCGCCTGTTCCACACCTCGTTCGCGGATGGCAAGCACTCCGAGCACCCGACCACCAACCCGATATTCACCGAGCACGTGGGCCAACTGGGCCCGCGCTATAACCAGTCGCGCTGCATCGAATGCCATACGGCCAATGGCCGCAGCCCGGCGCCGGTGCTGGGCGCGCGGCTCGACACCCTGTCGGTGCTCACCGGTGTCGCGGGCGCCAACGGCACGGTGCTGCCCGACCCCATCTACGGTCTGAACGTGCAGCAGCGGGCCGCTTCCACGACCGCCCCCGACTACGCGGTCAGCGTGGCGTCCTACGACAAGACGGTGCGCACGCTGGCCGGTGGCGAGCAGGTCGAGCTGGTCAAGCCCGTCTACACCTTCAAGGGGCCCGTGCCGTCGCTCTTCTCCGTGCGGCAGGCTCCGCAGGTCATCGGCATGGGCCTGCTGGAGGCCGTGGCCGAGCCCACCATCCTGGCGCTGGCCGACCCCGATGACGCCAATGGTGACGGCGTGCGCGGCGTGCCGCACTGGGTGAACGACCCGGAGACCGGCAAGGTGCACCTCGGCCGCTTCGGTTGGAAGGCCACCAAGGCGAGCCTGCGCCACCAGGTGGGTGATGCGCTCGTCAAGGACATGGGCGTCACCTCGCCGGTGTTCCCGTCGCGCAGCTGCCAGCAGGGCGCGCCCGACTGCCGCTCCACCACCGCGACCACGGCGGTGTCGGACACGGAGCTGCAGCGCATGTCGGACTACCTGTCGCTGGTCGGTGTGCCGGCCCAGCGCAGCCTGCGCAGCGGCTACCCCGAGGGCATCCGCGTCTCGCCGGAACACGATGTGAATCCGCAGCTCATCGAGCGCGGCAGTGCCCTGTTCGCCCAGGCCCGTTGCACCACCTGCCACACGCCGCAGATGACCACGGGCAACACCCACCCGTTCGCCGAGCTGCGCAACCAGACCATCCGCCCGTACACCGACCTGCTGCTGCACGACATGGGGCCGGAGCTGGCCGACACGCTGACCGAGGGCCAGGCCGGCCCGAGCCTGTGGCGTACGGCGCCGCTGTGGGGCGTGGGATCGCTGAAGTATGTGCAGGGGGGCGTGCAGAACGTGCGCTACCTGCACGACGGCCGCGCCCGCACCCTGACCGAGGCCATCGGCTGGCACGGTGGCGAGGCGACCGCCAGCCGCGAGCTGTTCGAGGCGTTCTCGCTGGAAGAGCGTGCGGCCGTGATCGCCTTCCTCGAGTCGCTGTGA
- a CDS encoding serine/threonine protein kinase — protein MNGAQPSRPGHDGARRQLPHPPRRHDAPEQHLPQVGMEVAGYRLEATLGSGGQGTVFRARREDQLFAVKFISRPHAASWARRELDVMVKLWCAGGLPLVGHGEWPALEPRFLFLVTPYVRGLPLDAWAREHNPNALEVADLVRQAARLLGAVHAAGVVHRDVKGSNLLVYGERRLVLVDFGVATYEGAPKVTGPVPPGTWPYLSPRVWRSWRGEEDSRASPGDDLWALGVELYQLLTGELPFRGSEGALVHAILHQEPRVPHELNPRVPRALGEVCWRMLRKQPGERYADARAVEAALEEAVKQADAAWKVPLCEAWGPNNATTSWQQELGGDVDLLALYERRAVYAQQPVRGKPRPPDEVSTQGVPGEVPPGPEEPARPRAPDSPTPRSRRVLQVAGAVLALGLSVWLAVRALPRPSMSTTSPVGTPRAVLPEEFYPITLEPGGQEVAPPWRRLEGDGGAAPEEAVTPAPVASATHSQDTRVRTLRKAPQDTPQQPPKDSGSTATKVGAALLGCTLAAGCPGPTTTAVQVRPLPAPTECPPDSVQTMKELGFRIGKSETALLPRQEESEPFVPVREGPGTTMRIVLRRPTTEVPAGSMVSGQLFFGTDRIHGRFTQLHTPNGYTYPICMVLVDRSDDMGVGGDNVKPGEKPGTLRMSWSEGVMPVERFK, from the coding sequence ATGAACGGAGCCCAGCCTTCTCGGCCAGGACATGACGGAGCTCGGCGGCAGCTGCCGCATCCGCCTCGGCGGCACGACGCGCCGGAGCAGCACCTGCCCCAGGTGGGAATGGAGGTGGCCGGCTACCGGCTGGAGGCGACCCTGGGCAGCGGCGGCCAGGGCACCGTGTTCCGCGCCCGGCGCGAGGACCAGCTCTTCGCGGTGAAGTTCATCTCCCGGCCCCATGCTGCGTCCTGGGCCCGGCGTGAGCTGGACGTCATGGTGAAGCTGTGGTGCGCGGGAGGGTTGCCATTGGTGGGACACGGCGAGTGGCCCGCCCTCGAGCCCCGCTTCCTCTTCCTCGTCACGCCCTATGTGCGCGGGCTGCCGCTGGACGCCTGGGCCCGGGAGCACAACCCCAACGCGCTCGAGGTGGCGGACCTGGTGCGCCAAGCCGCACGGTTGCTGGGAGCGGTGCACGCGGCCGGAGTCGTCCACCGCGATGTGAAGGGGTCCAACCTGCTGGTGTACGGCGAGCGTCGGCTGGTGCTGGTGGACTTCGGGGTGGCTACCTACGAGGGCGCGCCCAAGGTGACGGGGCCCGTGCCTCCGGGCACCTGGCCCTATCTCAGCCCCCGGGTGTGGCGCTCCTGGCGCGGTGAGGAGGACTCCCGCGCCAGCCCGGGTGATGACCTCTGGGCGCTGGGAGTGGAGCTCTATCAATTGCTCACCGGCGAGCTGCCCTTCCGGGGAAGCGAGGGCGCGCTGGTGCACGCCATCCTGCACCAGGAGCCGAGGGTGCCGCACGAGCTCAACCCGCGGGTGCCCAGGGCACTGGGGGAGGTGTGCTGGCGCATGCTGCGCAAGCAGCCTGGGGAGAGGTACGCGGACGCGCGGGCGGTGGAGGCGGCGCTGGAGGAGGCAGTGAAGCAGGCGGACGCGGCGTGGAAGGTGCCACTGTGCGAAGCCTGGGGTCCGAACAACGCCACCACCTCATGGCAACAGGAGCTGGGAGGAGACGTGGACCTGCTGGCGCTCTACGAGCGCCGGGCCGTCTACGCGCAACAGCCGGTGAGGGGAAAACCGCGTCCGCCGGATGAAGTATCCACCCAGGGCGTGCCAGGAGAGGTGCCGCCTGGACCCGAAGAGCCAGCGCGACCGCGTGCCCCGGACTCGCCCACCCCGCGCTCGCGACGGGTGCTCCAGGTCGCCGGTGCGGTGCTGGCGCTGGGCCTGAGCGTGTGGCTCGCCGTGCGCGCGCTCCCGCGTCCCTCCATGTCCACGACCTCACCGGTGGGGACACCCCGAGCCGTCCTACCAGAGGAGTTCTACCCCATCACCCTGGAGCCGGGTGGCCAGGAAGTGGCGCCTCCGTGGCGGCGGCTGGAAGGTGACGGCGGCGCGGCGCCCGAAGAGGCGGTAACCCCCGCGCCCGTTGCCAGCGCGACGCACTCCCAGGACACGCGCGTGAGGACACTTCGCAAGGCTCCCCAGGACACCCCGCAGCAGCCGCCGAAGGACTCGGGCTCCACAGCCACCAAGGTGGGGGCGGCCCTCCTCGGCTGCACCCTCGCCGCCGGTTGCCCCGGCCCCACCACCACGGCCGTGCAGGTGCGGCCCCTGCCCGCTCCCACCGAGTGCCCACCTGACTCGGTGCAAACCATGAAGGAACTGGGCTTCCGCATCGGCAAGAGCGAAACCGCCCTGTTGCCCCGGCAGGAGGAGAGCGAGCCCTTCGTTCCCGTGCGCGAGGGCCCGGGCACCACGATGCGCATCGTCCTGAGAAGACCCACGACGGAGGTGCCCGCGGGCTCCATGGTCTCGGGGCAGCTCTTCTTCGGCACGGACCGCATCCACGGCCGCTTCACTCAACTCCATACGCCGAATGGGTACACGTACCCCATCTGCATGGTGCTCGTTGATCGGAGCGACGACATGGGCGTGGGCGGCGACAACGTGAAGCCGGGCGAGAAGCCGGGCACCCTGCGCATGTCGTGGTCCGAGGGCGTCATGCCGGTGGAGCGTTTCAAGTAG
- a CDS encoding DUF2381 family protein: MPSPPPTVPLLLAILATAPALAEPPSEAWDTAAARHLELTAESPGQVHEVRISPGLTTTLVFNAPLLRGGVVVEERERFRVVTVDETTGFVALLPSGALSPGQRLLLTVRFADGAVPASTTFRLAVHPTRAEPQVNVYRQPRSAESFQMEARQEHERAERCEARLAQAQTEQKSPGGLTGLIESGLVEGKKGIAAQDISDTTQQPPGETLKSNKAYSYRAEGRVAVALEVENTSAQPWTVDEEGAALMGKGGARLRLLRVWQPEPLPPGGTDRVVVEVEATEVQPRGTYVLRLGEASGPRTITLRGVTFP; this comes from the coding sequence ATGCCCAGCCCACCACCCACCGTCCCCCTGCTGCTCGCGATTCTCGCCACGGCTCCAGCCCTCGCCGAGCCTCCGTCTGAAGCTTGGGACACGGCGGCCGCTCGCCACCTCGAGCTGACGGCAGAGAGCCCCGGGCAGGTGCACGAGGTGCGTATCAGCCCTGGCCTCACCACCACCCTGGTGTTCAACGCGCCGCTGCTGCGCGGGGGAGTCGTGGTGGAGGAGCGAGAGCGCTTCCGGGTGGTAACGGTGGACGAGACCACGGGCTTCGTTGCGCTCCTGCCCTCGGGTGCGCTGTCACCAGGGCAGCGACTGCTCCTCACGGTGCGCTTCGCGGATGGCGCGGTGCCGGCGAGTACCACTTTCCGACTGGCGGTGCACCCCACCCGGGCCGAGCCACAGGTGAACGTGTACCGCCAGCCGCGCTCGGCCGAGTCCTTTCAGATGGAGGCGCGGCAGGAGCACGAGCGGGCCGAGCGGTGCGAAGCGCGGCTGGCGCAAGCCCAGACAGAGCAGAAGAGTCCCGGAGGCCTCACCGGGCTCATCGAGTCCGGGCTGGTGGAGGGCAAGAAAGGCATCGCGGCACAGGACATTTCAGACACCACCCAGCAGCCTCCCGGTGAGACTCTCAAGAGCAACAAGGCTTACAGCTACCGGGCAGAGGGACGAGTGGCGGTGGCGCTGGAGGTGGAGAACACGAGCGCGCAGCCCTGGACGGTGGATGAGGAAGGCGCGGCGCTGATGGGCAAGGGAGGCGCGCGGCTACGGTTGCTGCGTGTATGGCAACCGGAGCCCCTCCCCCCCGGAGGAACGGACCGGGTAGTGGTGGAGGTAGAGGCCACGGAGGTGCAGCCCCGGGGCACCTATGTCCTCCGACTGGGAGAGGCGAGCGGGCCGCGCACCATCACCCTTCGTGGCGTGACGTTTCCGTGA
- a CDS encoding DUF2314 domain-containing protein, translating into MFPHRAPLARLLGVLLLSLTALAHAAEPSPKAPATPKAPGTPFPQEVLHTSELFYSVLLFHPTEPKGNVVAEANALLAAKYKELNGAWKSGAPAPEVVIERVSQDKLDPIDEELLRYFGGKVEPEDRKRLLGAKHATALNFHIPFAKRHESLLAAMRFAHQLATQQKALLWDAETREYFSPKSWKEMRVDGWTGGVPSIPAHITMHVYASRGAQRMVTLGMVKLGLPDLVVEQVPGSMTTEMGKLVNAVAQLLTEGLEPAKTGELAVDLTRVKDARVQRMVAADDPKTARRNAKLWAIEGRRDNGDPENPLLEIAFPGSGSAHERQLAALDGLFGKKPDNITAAPPGDPELEAVARKARARLNELRPRIAKGIHPPEVLLVKAGFRTDDDNLEYMWMEVITWEKDRLKGTLANEPFNVSRLRRGSPVDVAESEVQDYLYMSPNGTREGGESSTILMRREQQGQ; encoded by the coding sequence ATGTTCCCGCATCGCGCGCCCCTGGCGCGTCTGCTCGGTGTCCTGCTGCTCTCCCTGACCGCCCTGGCGCACGCGGCGGAGCCGAGCCCCAAGGCTCCCGCCACCCCCAAGGCTCCGGGAACACCGTTCCCCCAGGAGGTGCTGCACACCTCGGAGCTCTTCTACTCGGTGTTGCTGTTCCACCCGACGGAGCCGAAGGGCAACGTGGTGGCGGAAGCGAACGCGCTGCTGGCGGCGAAGTACAAGGAGCTCAACGGCGCGTGGAAGTCCGGCGCGCCGGCCCCCGAGGTCGTCATCGAGAGGGTGTCACAGGACAAGTTGGATCCGATCGACGAGGAGCTCCTGCGCTACTTCGGCGGGAAGGTGGAGCCCGAGGATCGCAAGCGGCTGCTGGGCGCGAAGCACGCGACGGCGCTGAACTTCCACATCCCCTTCGCCAAGCGCCACGAGTCGCTGCTGGCGGCCATGCGCTTCGCGCACCAGCTCGCCACCCAGCAGAAGGCCCTCCTCTGGGACGCCGAGACGCGCGAGTACTTCTCCCCCAAGAGCTGGAAGGAGATGCGGGTGGACGGCTGGACCGGTGGAGTGCCCTCGATTCCCGCGCACATCACGATGCACGTGTACGCCAGCCGTGGGGCCCAGCGGATGGTCACCCTCGGGATGGTGAAGCTGGGCCTGCCGGATCTGGTGGTGGAGCAGGTGCCGGGCTCGATGACGACCGAGATGGGGAAGCTCGTCAACGCCGTGGCGCAGTTGCTCACCGAGGGGCTGGAGCCCGCGAAGACCGGAGAGCTGGCGGTGGACCTGACGCGCGTGAAGGACGCCCGGGTGCAGCGCATGGTCGCGGCGGATGATCCGAAGACGGCGCGGCGGAACGCGAAGTTGTGGGCCATCGAGGGCCGCCGGGACAATGGAGACCCGGAGAACCCGCTGCTGGAGATCGCCTTCCCGGGGAGCGGGTCGGCGCACGAGCGGCAACTGGCGGCGCTCGACGGGCTGTTCGGCAAGAAGCCGGACAACATCACCGCCGCGCCCCCGGGAGACCCGGAGCTGGAGGCGGTGGCTCGCAAGGCACGCGCCCGGCTCAACGAGCTGCGTCCCCGCATCGCCAAGGGAATCCATCCACCCGAGGTGCTCCTGGTGAAGGCGGGCTTCCGCACGGATGACGACAACCTCGAGTACATGTGGATGGAGGTCATCACCTGGGAGAAGGACCGGCTGAAGGGGACGCTGGCCAACGAGCCCTTCAACGTGAGCCGGCTTCGCCGGGGCTCGCCCGTGGACGTGGCGGAGTCGGAGGTGCAGGACTACCTCTACATGAGCCCCAACGGCACGCGTGAGGGCGGCGAGAGCAGCACCATCCTCATGCGCCGCGAGCAACAGGGCCAGTAG